A genomic stretch from Salvelinus namaycush isolate Seneca chromosome 25, SaNama_1.0, whole genome shotgun sequence includes:
- the LOC120020508 gene encoding growth arrest and DNA damage-inducible protein GADD45 alpha-like codes for MCKMTFEELSGEYSTERMDTVTKALEEVLSSALPQGCITVGVYEAAKSLNVDPDNVVLCILATDDEDVKDVALQIHFTLIQAFCCENDINILRVNNTRRLAEILGGGGKQGGEPMDLHCVLVTSPHSSSWKDPALSKVNRFCRESRCMDQWVPIINLPER; via the exons ATGTGCAAGATGACATTTGAAGAACTAAGTGGGGAATATTCTACAGAAAG GATGGATACAGTGACAAAAGCCTTGGAAGAGGTTCTCTCATCAGCATTACCCCAAGGATGCATAACAGTAGGGGTCTATGAAGCAGCTAAATCATTGAATGT AGATCCAGATAATGTGGTTCTGTGCATCCTGGCTACGGATGACGAGGATGTAAAGGACGTGGCCCTTCAGATCCACTTCACCCTGATCCAGGCATTCTGCTGTGAGAATGACATCAACATCCTGCGAGTGAACAACACCAGGCGTCTGGCAGAGATCCTTGGAGGGGGAGGGAAACAAGGGGGAGAGCCCATGGACCTGCACTGTGTCCTGGTCACT AGCCCACACTCCTCGTCCTGGAAAGACCCAGCCCTGAGCAAAGTGAACCGCTTCTGCAGGGAGAGCCGTTGCATGGACCAGTGGGTGCCCATCATCAACCTCCCAGAGCGCTGA
- the LOC120020511 gene encoding guanine nucleotide-binding protein G(I)/G(S)/G(O) subunit gamma-12-like produces the protein MSSKMPSSNNVTQARRTVQQLKIEASIERIKVSKASADLMHYCGEHAKYDPLLMGIPASENPFKDKKPCAIL, from the exons ATGTCATCGAAGATGCCAAGCTCTAACAACGTAACTCAGGCCAGAAGGACAGTACAACAGCTAAAGATAGAGGCCAGTATTGAGAGGATAAAG GTATCCAAGGCCTCAGCGGACCTCATGCACTACTGTGGCGAACATGCCAAGTACGACCCTCTGCTCATGGGCATCCCTGCCTCAGAGAACCCCTTCAAGGACAAAAAGCCTTGCGCTATATTGTAA